Within the Nitrospira sp. genome, the region ACACGGTCGATAGGCCGCCCACGAAATAAGAACACGTTGTTTGTGTCCAACCGGCGAACCTTCGCCAATTGAGCGAAAAGTGCTTTGCCTCCTGGGATGAGCGACATTGGAACGGCTCTCGCCTCACCGTTCTTCGTATCCTCCGCCCGTAGTCGTATAAAGCCCTCTGACGCGTCTACCCTGTCCCAAGTAAGGTTGAGCACCTCCCCGATCCTCATACCTGTGTAGTATGCAGTCATCAACACAGGTTTCAGATGCTCCGGAGCCGCTGCATGCAGCTGCTTCCACTCCTCAGCCCTTAAAACTCGGTCGCGTTCGTTCTGCGGCGTCGGCATCGACACCTTCTTCGCCGGGTTGCTCTGGATAATCCCCCTGCGATCAGCAATCCCAAGCATGTGCTTCAGAACAGCATGATCATAGTTCACCGTTGCGACCGTCCTTCCGTCAGCGAGACGGCCTTTTCGATATGCTTCGACGTGCTGAGGCGTAATCTCAGTCAGCACCCTATCGCCGAAATGATCCACTAGCCTATTAGCGATCTGCTGACGGTCCCGATACGATCTGAGCCGCCTCACTGTCTCTAGTTCCAGATACGCTTTGGCCCACGCTCGGAATGTAGGCACTCGTTCAGGATTTACCGACCGGAGGCCCTTGAGCAATTCTGTCTTGATCAACGCCTCCTGCTGGCCAGCGACTTGCCGTGTTGTTCTACCGACCTTCCAACGTTTCAGTCTTCCTACCTTTGCGAGGTACAGTTGGCCTTCCCGCTCTTCGACGTGAAACTCGACATACCACCCATCTTTTCGTTTAGTCAGGCCCATGGCTCACTTTCGTCCTCCTGTTGGACTCTTAGCTGCGTTAACTAATTCACCGAGAGAAATGTTTAATGCCGCACACAGCTTCAGAAGTGTCGAGAGGCGAGGATCGAGCCGCCCTGCTTCTAGTCGAGCCAGTGTAACGAAATGAACTCCGCTGAGACTGGCCAGTTCCCGCAGGCTAAATCCCCGCTTCTCTCGCCACGTTTTGAGCCGTATACACTTCAATTGTTAGCGTTTAGTCTAACATATTTTACGCCGCTCTTAAAGCGAGCGGCATCACGGTATGCTGCTTGATCCAATCATCAAGAAGTCGCACATCGAACATAGTTCGACGCCCCACCTTGGTGAAAGGAATCCGCCGCTGGCTCACCATCCTATACAGAGTGGCAACAGCAACTCCGGTATAAGAGGCGGCCTCTTGAATGTTCAGTAATCGTTTCATAGGCACACAGGGAACGTTTGTCATGGCTGTTCCACCATCCCCGCATCCTTTCCCGTCGCGCTCCCGCCTAAGAGGTGATATCTGATTTGCCCAATTTCTTTCTCGCTCGTTCTTCTTTTTGATTGAATCCCGAGTCTTTCACCCTCACCTTGCCTGGGCTTGTCCTTACCGTCCCCTCTTCAACTTTCTCGCAATTCCAACAGGTTATCTTGTAGGCGGCCCGTTTGAAATCAACCTGCCGACTGCCATTTCTTCGGTATTTTCGTGCGATATTCACCCCATTTTCTGGCCTCGGTATCGCGTTTTCAGGGGTTTCTAGCCCATTTTTGCGTTCCTCTGTGGTGATGACTTTCATACGGCCACTGACGCAGAAGGGGGCAGAGGGACCGGAGTGCGAGCCTACGGCCCGATTAGGGCCGGATCGGGCGAGCACGGAGGTCCTCTTCTTCCCTGTGAGGGCCGAAGGCCCGAGCGGCTCCAAAACCCACACAATATTCCCCTCAATATTCGAGGGACCAGCTACAAGTCTGGGTCGTTCCTAACTGGCCGCCTTTATCTCAGGGTGACCATGGTGACATAGGTGACCCACTCCGGCGTCATTCTTCTATTACGCAGCTTGAGCCTCATATTTCTCCCAACAGAAAGCTAGATCACCATCATCACCTTCATCACCCTCAGGATTGAGACCCGCTGCGCTAGTCTGCGTGGCGGGTTTGGGCTGGATCGTGATCCATGTCGCGCGCGCTTGGTGATGGTTATCGACTGAAACACAGGCATTCAAGTGCTGCTCTAGTGCTGACCGTTCCTCCTTCATGCTCCTCGTAAGAGCCGCGTTGTTCTTATACGGCCAGGCCAGGTTCAGACGTCCAGACTGCGCCTTCGCCTTCTCATGGAACTCCGAGGAAGTCATTTTGATGCGACCGTCTTGAGCATCTTTGAGCATCGCCAAAATTACCTCAACAAGTGGATTCTCCTCACTCGTGAAGCGTGCCTGTGCTTTATCTAATCGTTTCATCCGGGCCTCCCACTTCGCTCTCTCGCTGTCAGCACACAGCCCAGCCCCAAAGACAGAGAAGTCGCCTAGGCTGTGGCAGGGCTTCAGTTGCTCACCCACATCAGGCCACGTGTCCTGAAAGTGAGCGAGAATGGCCAAGACATCGCCCCAGATGGCGGGCCGATGGTCCGCAATCTCCTTTCGCATCACAGCTTCAGTTCGGCGTTGGTCAGGCTTCAGCCCCATGAACTGAATGGGTAGCAGGCGCCTTCCCACGTCGGCACGACGAAAATGCGGCGTGCGGCTGGTGATAATCAGCCCCGCTCGTGGAGTGAAATGCACTTCGTCATGGTTCGTGTACAACTTGCGACAGCTGATTCGCTCCCCCGTCGAGTAGCGACACAGAAAATCCATAAGCCAAGCTGGTGAAGAGTCCACGTTGTCCAAAACAACGAGCGGTCTCTTCCATAAAGCCAGCTTCAAGGATTCTTCGGCCTTTGTTGTGGCAAGCCCCATGACATCGAAATTTGGCCCCTGCAGCCATCGCCCAATCATTTCACCCAAGACTGTCTTTCCACTCCCGGTCATTCCTTCAAACAGCGGAATTGGATGCACCGGGTTGCTGACAGGCATGAACAGATGGAGCAACCACACCTTCACTAGCTCCCGCTGGTCCTCGATGGTCAACTCTCCCTCGGAAAAGTTGCCAAGGTGACACAACCACTCCAGGGCTTGGCCGTCGGCCTTATCCGGGTCAGCGGCATGCCACGGAGTGAGAAACTCAGGAGGCGTCTTGAATAGGACGCCCTCAGTTCCATTCGCAACATGCGACCAACATTGCCCCGCCTGCGCATCATCATCTTGCCATCAAAGGTATTGATGGCGATCAGATCGAGGTCGTCTGAGTTGTAGGCCAGGAACTCTGTGGCCACTTCGGTCCCATCAAACTGTGCCCACGCGAGAAGGCAAGGGCCCCACTGGCTCTTGACCCCGGTAGGGCTATTCGTGAGCCGGATTAGATAACGCTGAAAAACCGATTCATCCATCTCGTAGAGCCGAGAATCCGCTGCTCGATGGAACAGCAGCTCGTTATCGGTTGTCCGATAAAAACGGCCAACACGTTCCAATAGCTGTCGTAGAGCCTCAGCTGCTCCGTGGGCCTTGTACACGGAGACCAACGCCCTGTCTTTATCTCGAACTGCCTCCGGATCTTTTGCAGCCCGTTTAACGCGCAGGAATGCCTTGCTGACCTCCTGCTCCTCATCCGTCAGATTCATGGTCTGCTCCTGGGTCACCTTGGTTGTCTGTTCGACGTATGGCAAACCAACCTACCAACCGGCGAAGCCAATCTCATAATTGGCCATGAACATGGTTTTGTACCTTTTGTCTTTTGTCTCCATCCCTTGCGTTGGTCCTACTGTGATAACGCCCCTGCAAATCAGCATCTCTCCCTGTGGTTTTACCAGTACACTGCGTAAACGTGGTGTCGCGTATCGCTCCTGTCATTAGAGGAATATTGGTAATGACCGCGTGCGTGTACCCCCTCCGCAGACACACTGTCAGCCTGCGCGGTGTCGATGGGCAGGGTCCCTTTACTATGAAGGGGCCCAAATAAGGGAGGGCCTAATCTCAAGGGAGCTTACCGACCTGAGGTAGGCTCGAAGACGCCCTATACGGAATGAAAGCGGCCAACTAAGGGAGGGCCTATTCGTCATTGTTGTACGGCTCGCTAGCCGCATCGCTTGGACTTCTCTTCTTGCCAGAGGGACGATATTCCAATCGCGAAAGCTTCATCTGGTCCGAAGGCCGTTCGCGCTGTCCCTTAACATCCTGGTTGACGAAGGTTTGCACTTGAAGGCACATTTGGTCGAGTGTCTCAGCTCGTTGGCAAACTGCACACTGTTGCATATGTGTATCCACGTCGAGATCAACCATCGCTAGTTGCTCTTTTGACATCTTCTCGACTTCGGCAGCCTGCAATGCACCCTCTTTTTCAGGTGCGAGTTTCTGAATGTCCCTCGCGACTACAAGGTACGCTTTCTTGACCGTCGAAACTGGTCTTCTAACTTGCTTGGCTACCTTGATGTAGGGCTTACCGGCGGTTACGCCGTCGTAGACCCGAAGGTAATAGTCGGCCTTATCCAAGCGTCTCCGATGGGCGACCAGCCCATCTTTTTGCTGTGGAACATTTCGCCGTCTCCTCAGAGCCTTCCTCAACTCACGACGGATAGCCTCCTCTAGCACGTCAAGGGGATAACTGAGGTCCACCGTCAAATCCAGTGCATCTCTGGAGCTGACAGCCAAATCAGGTCCC harbors:
- a CDS encoding integrase; amino-acid sequence: MGLTKRKDGWYVEFHVEEREGQLYLAKVGRLKRWKVGRTTRQVAGQQEALIKTELLKGLRSVNPERVPTFRAWAKAYLELETVRRLRSYRDRQQIANRLVDHFGDRVLTEITPQHVEAYRKGRLADGRTVATVNYDHAVLKHMLGIADRRGIIQSNPAKKVSMPTPQNERDRVLRAEEWKQLHAAAPEHLKPVLMTAYYTGMRIGEVLNLTWDRVDASEGFIRLRAEDTKNGEARAVPMSLIPGGKALFAQLAKVRRLDTNNVFLFRGRPIDRVHHAFYTACENAGIRDLRIHDLRHCAATNLRRAGVDTVTAMRIIGHKSERMHRRYNAVEESDLVKAAATLNVYMANTLITPTADTDHSGSVTA